From the genome of Halictus rubicundus isolate RS-2024b chromosome 2, iyHalRubi1_principal, whole genome shotgun sequence, one region includes:
- the LOC143365055 gene encoding uncharacterized protein LOC143365055 has protein sequence MMLPIVIFISALTALSTLTLAVPLTDFKNNLNRNVIDAAVSPCSSNEACWELLPVEELQENIPIQENLPKTHIRREAANVDPNTIIESWGENAPVIDKRAHTLLQNTKQNKNRLPKKDVVMSRSWGAGGMPFSVLYMSPHGLRGNYASTAQQQEMAKTNDASTPSAAHPDYRIALRNGASSQPRRQYSIIPQLFISYGWGPFGK, from the exons ATGATGCTCCCGATTGTTATCTTTATCTCCGCACTAACTGCGCTTTCGACTTTGACTCTGGCTGTTCCCTTGACCGATTTCAAGAACAATCTGAACAGAAATGTGATCGACGCCGCAGTATCCCCCTGTTCCTCTAATGAAGCTTGCTGGGAATTATTACCAGTCGAAGAACTTCAAGAGAATATTCCTATACAGGAAAATCTACCAAA AACACACATACGAAGGGAAGCAGCGAATGTAGATCCTAATACGATTATAGAATCTTGGGGCGAGAATGCTCCCGTTATAGATAAAAGGGCTCACACGTTACTGCAAAATACTAAACAAAATAAGAATAGATTACCAAAAAAGGATGTAGTTATGTCTCGTAGCTGGGGTGCTGGCGGAATGCCGTTCTCTGTTCTTTACATGAGTCCCCATGGTCTTCGTGGAAATTATGCCA GTACTGCACAACAACAAGAAATGGCAAAAACAAACGACGCTTCTACACCTTCTGCGGCACACCCTGATTATCGCATCGCGTTGCGCAATGGAGCTTCCTCACAGCCAAGAAGACAATACTCGATAATACCACAATTGTTTATATCTTACGGATGGGGCCCATTTGGCAAATGA